From the genome of Gemmatimonadota bacterium, one region includes:
- a CDS encoding serine hydrolase yields the protein MRLLRCTTLLLLLTAAPLAAQSQWPAVKRDQALEAKLHALASAVQGDVGIYVRHLKSGRGAVIRADELFPTASMIKVPILATLFDRMQQGALRFDTTLTWSDSLRYNGEDDLFDKLRDGVKVPLSQVALMMITTSDNAAALWLQSLVGGGTVINNWLATNGFDSTRMNSRTPGRQANRAAMGWGQTTPREIAELVVRIRDGKAVSPAASAEMYRHLTRIYFTGEALSAIPPWVQAASKQGAVDRSRSEVVLVNAPSGDYVFAVITRNQQDTTYLASNQGYTLLRKVSALLWQTFEPKRPWTPPNDGERFKPK from the coding sequence ATGCGCCTTCTTCGATGCACCACCCTCCTCCTCCTCCTGACCGCCGCCCCGCTCGCCGCCCAGAGCCAGTGGCCGGCCGTGAAACGCGACCAGGCGCTGGAAGCCAAGCTCCACGCGCTGGCCAGCGCGGTGCAGGGCGACGTCGGCATCTATGTCCGTCACCTGAAGAGCGGTCGCGGGGCCGTCATCCGCGCCGACGAGCTCTTCCCCACGGCGTCCATGATCAAGGTGCCGATCCTCGCCACCCTCTTCGACCGGATGCAGCAAGGTGCGCTGCGCTTTGACACAACGCTGACGTGGAGTGACTCGCTGCGCTACAACGGCGAGGACGATCTCTTCGACAAGTTGCGGGATGGCGTCAAGGTGCCCCTCTCGCAGGTCGCGTTGATGATGATCACCACCTCGGACAACGCCGCCGCGCTCTGGCTCCAGTCGCTCGTCGGCGGCGGCACCGTCATCAACAACTGGCTCGCGACCAACGGCTTCGATTCGACCCGCATGAACTCGCGGACCCCGGGGCGTCAGGCCAACCGCGCCGCGATGGGATGGGGCCAGACCACGCCGCGCGAAATCGCCGAACTGGTGGTGCGCATTCGCGACGGGAAGGCGGTGTCACCGGCGGCATCGGCCGAGATGTATCGACACCTGACGCGCATCTACTTCACCGGCGAAGCACTCTCCGCCATCCCACCCTGGGTGCAAGCCGCGTCGAAGCAGGGGGCCGTCGATCGCTCGCGCTCGGAAGTGGTGCTCGTGAACGCCCCGAGCGGCGACTACGTCTTCGCGGTCATCACGCGCAACCAGCAGGACACCACCTATCTCGCGTCGAATCAGGGCTACACCCTCCTGCGCAAGGTGTCGGCACTGCTGTGGCAAACCTTCGAACCGAAGCGTCCGTGGACTCCACCCAACGATGGAGAACGTTTCAAGCCGAAATAG